CTATTATGAGTTAAAATGTTTTTTCCCACACAATAGCGTGGAATATTTCGTGAGTTACTATGACTACTACCAGCCTGAGGCTTACCTTCCGGCTACCGATACCTATATTGAGAAGGACTCCTCGATTAATGAAGAATTAGATAGATTACGGCTGGCGGCTACCTGTTCACTAATTACCAGACAGGATGTCATCATCGTTGCCTCGGTCTCCTGTATTTATAATATTGGCTCACCACAAGAATATAAAGATGCCTATCTTTTCCTCGAAACAGGGGAGAACTTCCCAAGAAATGAAATTCTTAAACGATTAGTTGAGATTCACTACGAGCGAAATGATATAGACTTTTCAAGAGGGAAATTCAGGGTTAGAGGGGATACCATTGAAGTTTTCCCATCCTATTATGAAGATATTGCTTACCGAATTGAGTTATTTGGCGATGAGGTCGAAAAAATCTGTGAGATTAATCCTTTGACCGGTAAAATAACATCAGTTTCAAATCGGCTTCTTGTTTATCCGGCAAAGCATTTTGTAACGACACAAAGCCGTTTGGAACGAGCATTACTTTCAATTGAAATGGAATTGGATGAAAGGGTAACTCATCTGAGAGGGCAAAATAAATTATTAGAAGCTCAGCGATTAGAATCTCGGACTAAATATGATATGGAGATTATGCGGGAGATAGGGACATGCCACGGCATAGAGAATTATTCAAGGCATTTTGATGGCAGACGACCAGGAGAGCGACCATGGACACTGATTGATTATTTCCCAAAAGATTTTCTTCTCATTATTGATGAGTCCCATGTTACTTTGCCCCAATTGAAAGGTATGTATGAAGGGGATAGGTCAAGAAAGCAAAGTCTTGTAGATTATGGTTTCCGTCTCCCATCGGCTTATGATAATCGACCTTTAAAACTTGCTGAATTTGAAAGGCTGATGCCACAAACAATATTCGTTTCGGCTACACCTGGAGATTATGAACTAAAAGTAAGTAGTCAAATCGTAGAATTAATCATTAGACCAACGGGGTTAGTTGACCCAAAACTCGATGTCCGAAAGGTTGAAGGTCAAATAGATAATTTAATCCGTGAGATTAGGGCTCGGGTAGCAAATAAAGAGCGGATTTTAGTTACAACCCTGACCAAGCGAATGGCAGAAGACCTGGCGGAATACCTTTCTAAAATGGATATTAAGGTTAGATACCTGCATTCTGAAATCCAGACATTAGACCGGGTTGAGATTTTACGGGATTTGCGGCTGGGCGAATTTGATGTTTTGGTAGGGATAAATCTTTTACGAGAAGGATTAGATTTGCCTGAGGTATCACTGGTTGCGGTTTTAGATGCAGATAAGGAGGGATACCTGCGCTCCGAGCGGTCTTTGATTCAGGTATTTGGTCGCACCGCAAGACATATCAATGGTCAGGTGATTATGTATGGAAATACGATTACCGGCTCAATGAAAAGGGCAATTGATGAAACCAATCGAAGAAGAAAGATTCAAATGGAATATAACCAAACTTATGGTATTACTCCTCAAACTATTCAAAAGGCGATTGCTGAATCTCTTGTAACCACACCCAAAGAACCTAAATCCCTGAAAGATGCAAGAGTAAAATATAAAATAAAAGGCGATATTTCATCAATTGTTAAGGAATTAGAGAGGCAGATGTATGAGGCGGCGGACAATTTAGAATATGAAAAAGCCGCAGTCTTGCGAGATGAGATATATGAATTGAAAAATCAGTTATACACATCTTAGAAGTAGCGTAACCGTTCACCGCAGAGACGCAGAGACGCAGAAAAAAACAGACCCCTAACTCCCTTTGTTAAGGGGGAATAAATCTGTGTAATCTGCGAAATCTGCGGATATTTTCAGGAGAAGTTTCACGCCAAGCACGCAAAGAACGCAAAGGGAAATAAGGGGAAAAATTACCTTTGCGTCCTTTGCGTGAAAAAACTATTTTCAGAAGAATCCCCCATTTCACTAGCCTATGACAGTCTCTCTCAATACTTTTTGCAAAAGTTCATTGGTAATCTTAGGATTAGCCTTGCCGCGGGTGAGTTTCATCACCTGCCCAACTAAGAAACCTAATACTTCCTTTTTACCTGATTTGTATTCTTCAACTGCCTTTGGATTAGCAGTTATTACCTGCTCAATCACCTTTGCCATTTCATCGCTATCACTGATTTGGACTAATTCTTTTTCCCGAATTATTTCATCCGGTAATTTGCCAGTTTTAAATATTTCAGCCAATACCTCTTTACCTATCTTTCCACTTATCGTGCCATTATCAATTAGCTCCAACATCTTTGCCAGATGAGTTGGAGTAAGCCTGGTTTGAGTAATGGTTAAATTTGACTCGCCTAAAAATCCTAAGACCTCGGTCATTATCCAATTACTTACTATTTTGGGTTTGGGGTAAAGTTTGGTGGTATTTTTAAAGAACTCGGCTAATTGCTTTGTTGCAGTCAATACCTCACTATCATAAACTGGCAATCCATATTCTTCAATGAACCTTTTCTTTTTTGCCTGAGGCAATTCAGGAATAGTTGCTTTTATCTCATCTATCCATTGGGATGATACTTCTAACGGAACTAAATCAGGCTCCGGGAAATATCGGTAGTCATGGGCTTCTTCTTTAGAACGCATTGGTGTGGTAACTTGCTTCTTTTCATCCCATAGCCTTGTTTGTTGAATAATATTTCCACCCTGAGTGATAAGTTTAATTTGCCTTTCTATCTCATAACTCATTGCCTTTTCTACGGCTTTAAAGGAGTTTAGATTTTTTATCTCGGTTTTAGTCCCGAGTTTAACCTCACCAATAGGTCTGATAGAGACATTGGCATCACATCGCAGAGAGCCTTCTTCCATATTACAATCAGAAACCTCAAGATACTCTAAAACACTTTTCAGGTTTGTCAAATACTCATAAGCCTGCTGTGGGGTTTTTATCTCAGGTTCACTGACTATCTCAATTAATGGTGTGCCACAACGATTAAA
This genomic interval from bacterium contains the following:
- the uvrB gene encoding excinuclease ABC subunit UvrB, which gives rise to MSRFELIAPFKPCGDQPKAIVQLTAGISKDFRYQTLLGVTGSGKTFTVANVIAQINKPTLVISHNKTLAAQLYYELKCFFPHNSVEYFVSYYDYYQPEAYLPATDTYIEKDSSINEELDRLRLAATCSLITRQDVIIVASVSCIYNIGSPQEYKDAYLFLETGENFPRNEILKRLVEIHYERNDIDFSRGKFRVRGDTIEVFPSYYEDIAYRIELFGDEVEKICEINPLTGKITSVSNRLLVYPAKHFVTTQSRLERALLSIEMELDERVTHLRGQNKLLEAQRLESRTKYDMEIMREIGTCHGIENYSRHFDGRRPGERPWTLIDYFPKDFLLIIDESHVTLPQLKGMYEGDRSRKQSLVDYGFRLPSAYDNRPLKLAEFERLMPQTIFVSATPGDYELKVSSQIVELIIRPTGLVDPKLDVRKVEGQIDNLIREIRARVANKERILVTTLTKRMAEDLAEYLSKMDIKVRYLHSEIQTLDRVEILRDLRLGEFDVLVGINLLREGLDLPEVSLVAVLDADKEGYLRSERSLIQVFGRTARHINGQVIMYGNTITGSMKRAIDETNRRRKIQMEYNQTYGITPQTIQKAIAESLVTTPKEPKSLKDARVKYKIKGDISSIVKELERQMYEAADNLEYEKAAVLRDEIYELKNQLYTS
- the gatB gene encoding Asp-tRNA(Asn)/Glu-tRNA(Gln) amidotransferase subunit GatB; its protein translation is FGAPPNSQTCPVCLGFPGVLPVLNKQAVEYAIKSALALNCHIVQTCKFHRKNYFYPDLPKAYQISQYDEPLARNGYLEITTTKIGITRIHLEEDAGKLIHTEEESSLVDFNRCGTPLIEIVSEPEIKTPQQAYEYLTNLKSVLEYLEVSDCNMEEGSLRCDANVSIRPIGEVKLGTKTEIKNLNSFKAVEKAMSYEIERQIKLITQGGNIIQQTRLWDEKKQVTTPMRSKEEAHDYRYFPEPDLVPLEVSSQWIDEIKATIPELPQAKKKRFIEEYGLPVYDSEVLTATKQLAEFFKNTTKLYPKPKIVSNWIMTEVLGFLGESNLTITQTRLTPTHLAKMLELIDNGTISGKIGKEVLAEIFKTGKLPDEIIREKELVQISDSDEMAKVIEQVITANPKAVEEYKSGKKEVLGFLVGQVMKLTRGKANPKITNELLQKVLRETVIG